The sequence ATGAAGAAAAAATTTGGGATATTTCCTGTTGTAGACTTAAAAGAAGCGAATGCAAAAGTGGCCGCGTTATCAGAAAAATATGGGCTTCAGGTGAATCCGACAGATAAGATTAAAGATGTTGCGGTATCGATAATGCAAAGAGTAGAGATTTTGAAGATGTTGTATAAGGATGCAGAGATTTTGATTTTTGATGAGCCGACTGCAGTGCTAACTCCCCAAGAAATTGAATATTTACTGGAAATTATTGTTAATTTGCAAAAGAGTGGCAAAACCATAATTCTGATTACACATAAATTAGAAGAAATCAAAAAGATTGCGAATCGTTGTGCTATATTACGAAAAGGCAAGCTGGTTGATGTATATGAAGTTGCAGATTTGAGTACTCAGGATATGGCAAGATTTATGGTGGGTAAAAATATTTCGTTTGAATCATATAAACCAAATATTAAATTTGGGAAAATTATTTTAGATGTACAAAATCTTTGTGTGACAACTAATAAAGAAATTGTTAAAAATGTGTCGTTTCAAATACGTGAAGGCGAAATCTTCGCGCTAGCAGGGGTGTCGGGAAATGGTCAAACCGAAATTGCGGACGCTATTTGCGGAATAATTAAAAGTTCTGGGAAAGTGATAGTGAATGATATCGACATTTCGGCAGAATCGGTGCGCCAAAGAGCTGCGATAGGATATGTACCCGAAGATCGGCATAAATATGGGCTAGTTTTGGACTTTGATATTAGCGAAAATGTGGTGCTTCGAGACTATTATAAAGAACGATTTTGCCATAACGGAATATTGTACAAAAATGAGTTTACCGCATTTGCAAAAAGTCTGATAGCAAATTATGATATTCGCTGTGCAAACGGACCCAAGACTAATACGCGTTCGATGAGTGGAGGGAATCAGCAAAAGATCATCATCGCTCGCGAGACTGCTAGAAATGCAAAGTTGTTAATATTTGTGCAACCTACTCGGGGGCTGGATATTGGGGCAATTAAGAAGATTCAGGATAAGATTTTGAAGCTCAAAAATATGAGAACTGCTATTTTGTTAATTTCGCTAGAGTTAGACGAAATCATGCAGCTGAGCGATACGATTGGCGTGATTTACAACGGTGAAATTCAGGCTATTAAGAAAACCGCAGAAGTGAGTAAAGAAGAAATAGGAGAATTTATGATGGGGGTGCATCAATGAAAAAATTAATAATACCGCTTATATCACTGTTAATCAGTTTGTTAGCTGGCGTAGTCGTTATTCTTATAATAGGAAGAAACCCGATTACAGCGTATCAGAATTTGTTGCAGGGATCGGGGTTGTGGCCGAAACCTTCGTATGCAGGATTTAAGAGCATGTTTACGGACTTTATGGTGTTTCTGAATACGCTGACACCAATGATTTTTGCGGCATTGGCAGTGGTTGTAGCATTTAAGGCAGGTCTATTTAATATTGGAGTTGCATCTCAGATGCTGCTGGCAGGATTTATAGCAACGATTACAGTTGGATACAGCTCTCTAAATCCATTTATTGCGAAGCCACTTGTTGTCGTTATCGGAATGGTTGTGGGAGCTTTAGTTGCAGGATTGATCGGATATTTGAAATATAAATTTAATATTAACGAAGTAGTTTCGAGTATTATGTTTAATTACATTATCCAATATGTTGTAAGTTATTTCATAAATACTAAGTATATAGATGTTGTTTCGAGACAATCTAGAAACATAAATGCGGCGGCATCATTAACACTTAAAAATGTTGAGGCAGCGAATCTGAAAATGGACATTCCACTGGGATTTATTCTGGCCATTATTGCCGTATGTGTGATTGAGTTTATAGGAAATCGTACTAAAATAGGATATGAAGTGGATGTTGTAGGTAAGAGTAAGGAGGCCGCGACATACGCTGGAATTCGTGTGGGAGCTACTCTTATCAAGTCTATGTTATTGTCTGGGGCATTGGCAGGATTGGCAGGCGTAACGTATTACCTGGGGCTTAACTGGTCTATTCAACCACGCGTATTGCCGACTGTGGGATTTGACGCCATCGCAGTGGCATTATTTGGAAATTTGACAGCAGCAGGGAGTTTCGTGGCTTCATTTATCGTTACAATTATTACCAAAGGTAGTGCGTATATGAGCTCGATTTCAAAAGTTCCAGCGGAGATCGCATCGGTGATTACAGCATTGATTTTGTTATGTAGTGCAAGTGGCGCGTATATTAAATTTAAAAAGGGAGGCTTTTAGATGGAAACAATTATTATTGACGGGATGGCTTTTGCATTGCCTCTTTTGATTTCA is a genomic window of Candidatus Epulonipiscium viviparus containing:
- a CDS encoding ABC transporter ATP-binding protein — protein: MEDFIVELKHVTKKFPGIIANDDVSFGIRKGEIFAVLGENGAGKSTLMSMIFGMYEPDAGEIFIRGKKAVIESPNDAYKLNIGMVHQHFKLVSEYTITENIVLGKEPMKKKFGIFPVVDLKEANAKVAALSEKYGLQVNPTDKIKDVAVSIMQRVEILKMLYKDAEILIFDEPTAVLTPQEIEYLLEIIVNLQKSGKTIILITHKLEEIKKIANRCAILRKGKLVDVYEVADLSTQDMARFMVGKNISFESYKPNIKFGKIILDVQNLCVTTNKEIVKNVSFQIREGEIFALAGVSGNGQTEIADAICGIIKSSGKVIVNDIDISAESVRQRAAIGYVPEDRHKYGLVLDFDISENVVLRDYYKERFCHNGILYKNEFTAFAKSLIANYDIRCANGPKTNTRSMSGGNQQKIIIARETARNAKLLIFVQPTRGLDIGAIKKIQDKILKLKNMRTAILLISLELDEIMQLSDTIGVIYNGEIQAIKKTAEVSKEEIGEFMMGVHQ
- a CDS encoding ABC transporter permease; the encoded protein is MKKLIIPLISLLISLLAGVVVILIIGRNPITAYQNLLQGSGLWPKPSYAGFKSMFTDFMVFLNTLTPMIFAALAVVVAFKAGLFNIGVASQMLLAGFIATITVGYSSLNPFIAKPLVVVIGMVVGALVAGLIGYLKYKFNINEVVSSIMFNYIIQYVVSYFINTKYIDVVSRQSRNINAAASLTLKNVEAANLKMDIPLGFILAIIAVCVIEFIGNRTKIGYEVDVVGKSKEAATYAGIRVGATLIKSMLLSGALAGLAGVTYYLGLNWSIQPRVLPTVGFDAIAVALFGNLTAAGSFVASFIVTIITKGSAYMSSISKVPAEIASVITALILLCSASGAYIKFKKGGF